In Excalfactoria chinensis isolate bCotChi1 chromosome 5, bCotChi1.hap2, whole genome shotgun sequence, a single genomic region encodes these proteins:
- the C5H11orf58 gene encoding small acidic protein, which produces MSSARESQAQHGLKRAASPDGSGSWQAADLGNEERKQKFLRLMGAGKKEHTGRLVIGDHRSTSHFRTGEEDKKMNEELESQYQQSMDSTMSGRNRRHCGLGFSEFQEAEEEAAGHSSDHESSEDSESGSDSEQDESAEELQAAEKHDEAAVPENKKEAKSNYKMMFVKASGS; this is translated from the exons ATGAGCTCGGCCCGGGAGTCGCAGGCTCAGCACGGCCTCAAGCGAGCGGCCTCCCCCGAC GGCTCCGGCAGCTGGCAGGCGGCAGATCTCGGCAACgaggagaggaagcagaagtTCCTGAGGCTGATGGGCGCGGGGAAG aaagaaCATACTGGCCGCCTTGTTATCGGAGACCACAGATCAACCTCTCACTTCAGGACAG GGgaagaagacaagaaaatgaatgaagaacTGGAGTCTCAGTACCAGCAGAGCATGGACAGCACGATGTCTGGAAGAAACCGGCGCCATTGTGGACTGGGTTTCAGTGAG tttcaggaagctgaagaaGAGGCAGCTGGGCATTCCTCTGACCATGAGAGTTCAGAGGACTCCGAAAGCGGCTCTGATTCAGAGCAAGATGAATCTGCAGAGGAACTGCAAGCTGCTGAAAAACATGATGAGGCTGCAgtcccagaaaacaaaaaggaagcaaaaagcaaTTATAAAATGATGTTTGTTAAAGCCAGCGGTTCATAA